One stretch of Segatella copri DNA includes these proteins:
- the ftsZ gene encoding cell division protein FtsZ — protein MLDNGNAPHILDFGEPEKENSIIKVIGVGGGGGNAVNHMYREGIHDVTFVLCNTDNQALNDSPVPVHLQLGKEGLGAGNKPAKARQAAEETLEDIKNMLNDGTKMAFITAGMGGGTGTGAAPVIARVSKELGILTVGIVTIPFRFEGPKKIDQALDGVEEMSKHVDALLVINNERLRQIYPDLAVLDAFGKADDTLSVAAKSIAEIITVHGLINLDFNDVKTVLKDGGVAIMSTGYGEGEGRVKKAIEDALNSPLLNDNDVFNSKKILLSIAFASEKKDNPGLTMDEMNDVNDFMEKFGDDFELKWGLAIDPELGSRVKVTVLATGFGLEDVEGMNRHLKKHTEEESRRLAEEEEKRAEREDRRKRYYGSDGNTTQYKRHPHIFLFRQEDLDNEDVILQVENTPTYKRTRQTLEEIRNIASGNTEPKEDNNDDATVQGVISFA, from the coding sequence ATGCTAGATAATGGAAACGCTCCTCATATTCTTGACTTTGGGGAACCTGAAAAAGAAAATAGCATCATCAAAGTGATTGGTGTTGGTGGTGGCGGTGGAAATGCCGTCAACCACATGTACCGCGAAGGTATACACGATGTAACATTCGTACTCTGCAACACAGACAACCAGGCACTTAACGACTCACCTGTGCCTGTACACCTGCAGCTAGGTAAGGAAGGTCTGGGTGCAGGAAACAAACCTGCCAAGGCACGCCAGGCTGCCGAAGAGACTCTTGAAGATATCAAGAACATGCTCAACGATGGAACAAAAATGGCATTCATCACAGCGGGTATGGGTGGCGGTACCGGTACAGGTGCAGCACCTGTCATCGCCAGAGTAAGTAAGGAGTTAGGTATTCTTACCGTTGGTATCGTAACCATCCCATTCCGTTTTGAAGGTCCTAAGAAGATTGACCAGGCATTGGATGGTGTAGAGGAAATGTCGAAGCATGTAGATGCCTTACTGGTAATCAACAATGAACGTCTTCGCCAGATTTATCCAGACCTTGCCGTTCTCGATGCCTTCGGCAAAGCTGACGACACATTGAGTGTAGCTGCCAAGAGTATCGCTGAAATCATTACCGTACATGGTCTCATCAACCTCGACTTCAATGATGTGAAGACCGTACTGAAAGATGGCGGTGTGGCTATCATGAGTACAGGTTACGGTGAGGGAGAAGGAAGAGTAAAGAAAGCGATAGAAGATGCATTGAACTCACCACTCCTTAACGATAATGACGTATTCAACTCTAAGAAGATTCTGCTCAGCATCGCATTTGCAAGCGAGAAGAAAGATAATCCTGGCTTGACCATGGACGAGATGAATGATGTCAACGACTTTATGGAGAAATTCGGTGACGACTTCGAATTGAAATGGGGTCTTGCCATTGACCCTGAATTGGGAAGCCGCGTAAAGGTAACCGTACTCGCAACAGGTTTCGGACTCGAGGATGTAGAGGGAATGAACCGCCACCTCAAGAAACATACTGAGGAAGAATCTCGCCGTCTCGCTGAAGAAGAGGAGAAACGTGCTGAAAGAGAAGACCGCCGCAAGCGCTATTATGGCAGCGATGGCAATACGACACAGTATAAGCGTCATCCACACATATTCCTGTTCCGCCAGGAAGATTTGGATAACGAGGATGTCATCCTTCAGGTAGAAAACACGCCTACCTATAAGCGTACCCGACAGACTCTGGAAGAAATCCGTAATATAGCTTCCGGTAATACAGAACCGAAAGAAGACAATAATGATGATGCTACAGTACAGGGCGTTATCAGTTTTGCCTAA
- the ftsA gene encoding cell division protein FtsA: MPKEFIVAIELGSSKMTGIAGQKNLDGSITVLATVEEDSSSCIRKGVIYNIDKTCQCLTNIIKKLKNILKQDITQVYVGVGGRSIRSIKNVIVKDLPGNTIISQEMINELMDINRNMTYQDQEILDAATQEYKIDNQYQIDPVGIQCNHLEGIFLNILWRKNFYNNINTCFENANIPIAEMYLAPLAMADSVLTDSEKRAGCMLVDLGADTTTVSVYYKGILRHLSVIPLGGGNVTKDLTCLQIEEPDAENMKLKYAKAYTDINNIDPTLNYPIDKDRVVESKKFIEIVEARVEEIVENAWFQIPVEFSDKLLGGIILTGGGSNMPEIDKVFKTHTHIDKVRIAKFISQTVNSKDPKITNHDGTMNTVLGLLAKGDMNCAGDEIGTDLFSNSSEKPVAAEQHKAPRNPNETAGKGVVLTAAEKAAADEAARKQKELEEAEARLLAEKEAEEEEKRRKENSLIHKMMRGFKKFVKDTISEEE, encoded by the coding sequence ATGCCAAAGGAATTTATTGTAGCTATCGAACTTGGCTCATCTAAGATGACAGGTATAGCAGGTCAGAAGAATTTGGACGGCAGCATCACCGTACTTGCCACCGTAGAGGAAGATTCATCTTCTTGCATCAGAAAGGGTGTAATCTATAACATTGACAAAACCTGCCAATGCTTGACCAACATCATCAAGAAGTTGAAGAATATACTGAAACAGGATATCACCCAGGTCTATGTAGGCGTGGGCGGTCGCTCTATACGCAGTATCAAAAACGTCATTGTCAAGGATCTCCCAGGTAACACCATCATCTCACAAGAGATGATCAATGAACTGATGGATATCAACCGCAACATGACCTATCAGGACCAGGAAATCCTGGATGCTGCAACTCAGGAATACAAGATAGACAACCAATACCAGATAGACCCTGTAGGAATACAGTGTAACCATCTGGAAGGTATCTTCCTGAATATACTTTGGCGCAAGAACTTCTATAACAATATCAATACCTGTTTTGAAAATGCCAACATTCCTATTGCAGAAATGTACCTGGCTCCTTTAGCTATGGCTGACAGCGTTTTGACAGACTCAGAAAAGCGTGCAGGCTGTATGCTTGTTGACTTGGGTGCCGATACGACAACCGTTTCTGTATATTATAAAGGTATACTTCGTCATCTCTCTGTCATCCCATTGGGCGGCGGCAACGTGACCAAAGACTTAACTTGTCTTCAGATTGAAGAGCCTGATGCAGAAAATATGAAACTCAAGTATGCCAAGGCTTATACCGATATCAACAATATCGACCCGACCCTGAACTACCCTATCGACAAGGATAGAGTGGTTGAAAGCAAGAAGTTCATCGAAATCGTAGAAGCACGCGTAGAGGAAATCGTAGAAAACGCATGGTTCCAGATTCCTGTGGAATTCTCAGATAAGCTGTTGGGTGGTATCATCCTTACAGGTGGCGGCAGCAACATGCCTGAAATCGATAAGGTTTTCAAGACACATACCCACATCGACAAAGTACGCATTGCCAAGTTTATTTCTCAAACAGTCAACTCCAAGGATCCTAAGATTACCAATCACGATGGTACAATGAACACCGTATTGGGACTCCTGGCAAAGGGAGACATGAACTGTGCAGGTGACGAAATCGGCACTGATCTCTTCAGCAATTCTTCAGAAAAGCCAGTAGCAGCCGAGCAGCACAAGGCTCCAAGAAACCCTAACGAGACTGCCGGCAAGGGCGTTGTTCTTACTGCAGCAGAAAAAGCGGCTGCTGACGAAGCTGCCCGCAAGCAAAAAGAACTGGAAGAAGCTGAGGCAAGACTTCTGGCAGAAAAAGAAGCCGAAGAAGAAGAAAAGAGACGCAAAGAAAACAGTCTCATCCATAAAATGATGAGAGGTTTCAAGAAGTTTGTGAAAGATACCATTTCTGAAGAAGAATAA
- the murC gene encoding UDP-N-acetylmuramate--L-alanine ligase — protein sequence MEIKDIKAVYFVGAGGIGMSAIARYFLSKKLVVAGYDKTPSNLTHELEKEGMLIHYEENVDLIPEACKDAKTTLVVYTPAIPAEHKELVFFHENGFTIEKRAQVLGTLTRTHKGLCVAGTHGKTSTSTMCAHIMHQSHIDCNAFLGGISKNYGTNYILSDKSDYVVIEADEFDRSFHWLRPWMSVITATDPDHLDIYGTKEAYLESFRHYTELIQPGGALIIHKGLEMKQHVQDGVKIYEYSQDEGDFHAENIKIENGGITFDFISPIENVTGVELGQPVPINITNGVAAMAMAQLNGCTADELRNGMKTYGGVDRRFDFKIKNNKLVFLSDYAHHPKEIYQSAKSIRELYKDRKITAIFQPHLYTRTRDFYKDFANSLSLLDEVILCDIYPAREQPIPGVTSKLIYDNLKPGVEKSMIHKEDVLDLVKNRDFDVLVILGAGDLDNYVPQITKILEKK from the coding sequence ATGGAAATAAAAGATATTAAAGCAGTTTATTTTGTAGGAGCGGGCGGCATCGGAATGAGCGCCATCGCCAGATACTTCCTCAGCAAGAAGTTGGTTGTAGCCGGATATGACAAGACTCCATCCAATCTAACTCACGAGTTGGAGAAAGAGGGAATGCTTATCCACTATGAGGAGAATGTTGACCTCATACCAGAAGCCTGCAAGGACGCCAAGACAACATTGGTAGTCTACACACCGGCAATTCCTGCTGAACACAAGGAACTGGTTTTCTTCCATGAGAATGGCTTCACCATCGAGAAGCGAGCTCAGGTTCTGGGTACATTAACCCGTACACATAAGGGACTGTGCGTAGCGGGTACACACGGAAAGACATCAACATCTACCATGTGTGCTCACATCATGCACCAAAGCCATATTGACTGTAATGCCTTCCTGGGTGGTATCTCAAAGAACTATGGCACCAACTATATCCTCTCCGACAAGAGCGACTATGTTGTCATTGAAGCAGATGAGTTTGACCGCAGTTTCCACTGGTTGCGCCCATGGATGAGCGTCATCACGGCTACAGACCCAGACCATCTCGACATCTACGGCACCAAGGAGGCTTATCTGGAGAGTTTCCGTCACTATACAGAACTGATCCAACCGGGCGGTGCACTCATCATCCACAAAGGTCTGGAGATGAAGCAACACGTACAAGACGGTGTCAAGATATACGAATACAGTCAGGACGAGGGCGACTTCCACGCTGAGAACATCAAGATAGAGAATGGAGGTATCACCTTTGATTTCATCTCTCCTATCGAGAACGTAACGGGCGTAGAACTCGGACAGCCTGTGCCTATCAACATCACAAATGGTGTGGCAGCAATGGCAATGGCACAGTTGAATGGTTGTACAGCCGATGAACTCCGTAACGGCATGAAGACCTACGGAGGAGTTGACCGCCGTTTCGACTTTAAGATCAAGAATAACAAACTGGTATTCCTGTCTGATTATGCTCATCATCCAAAGGAGATATATCAGAGTGCTAAGAGTATCAGAGAGTTATACAAGGACCGTAAGATAACAGCCATCTTCCAGCCTCACTTGTATACTAGAACCCGCGATTTCTATAAAGATTTCGCCAACAGTTTGAGTCTCTTGGACGAGGTTATCCTCTGCGACATCTATCCAGCTCGTGAGCAGCCTATTCCAGGAGTAACCTCCAAGCTTATCTATGACAATCTGAAACCAGGTGTAGAAAAGAGCATGATTCACAAAGAAGACGTTCTTGACCTGGTAAAGAATCGAGACTTCGATGTTCTAGTTATCTTAGGAGCTGGCGATTTGGACAACTATGTTCCACAAATTACCAAAATACTTGAAAAGAAATAA
- the murG gene encoding undecaprenyldiphospho-muramoylpentapeptide beta-N-acetylglucosaminyltransferase, with amino-acid sequence MNNELRIIISGGGTGGHIFPAVSIANAIKAKRPDAKILFVGALGRMEMQRVPAAGYEIKGLPICGFDRKHLLKNIAVLFKIWKSQHMAKSIIKNFKPMAAVGVGGYASGPTLNVCASKGIPCLIQEQNSYAGVTNKLLAKKAEKICVAYEGMERFFPADKIIMTGNPVRQNVLETTITPEEARKQFGLDPEKKTILLVGGSLGARTINESVLQHLDLVKESGVQFIWQTGKYYNAAIMEQLKGQELPMLKVTDFISDMGAAYKAADLVISRAGASSISEFCLIGKPVILVPSPNVAEDHQTKNAMALVNKDAAIYVKDADAPEVLLKKAVDTVKDEAKLASLCENIKKLGLKNSADVIADEVIKLATK; translated from the coding sequence ATGAATAATGAATTAAGAATTATCATAAGCGGAGGCGGCACAGGTGGTCACATCTTCCCTGCCGTATCCATTGCAAATGCCATCAAGGCAAAGCGCCCTGATGCTAAGATTTTGTTTGTAGGTGCACTCGGCAGAATGGAAATGCAGCGTGTACCTGCTGCGGGTTATGAGATCAAGGGCTTGCCTATCTGCGGCTTTGACAGAAAGCATCTGCTCAAGAACATCGCCGTACTCTTCAAGATATGGAAGAGCCAGCACATGGCAAAGAGCATCATCAAAAACTTCAAGCCTATGGCAGCTGTGGGCGTAGGTGGCTATGCTAGCGGTCCGACTCTCAATGTTTGTGCCAGCAAAGGAATACCTTGCCTCATCCAGGAGCAGAATTCATACGCTGGTGTAACCAATAAGCTCTTGGCCAAGAAGGCTGAAAAAATCTGTGTGGCTTACGAAGGAATGGAGCGTTTCTTCCCAGCAGACAAGATTATCATGACCGGTAATCCTGTTCGCCAGAATGTATTGGAAACTACCATCACCCCGGAAGAAGCACGCAAGCAATTCGGTCTCGACCCAGAAAAGAAGACTATCTTGCTCGTAGGTGGCAGCCTTGGCGCAAGAACCATCAACGAGAGTGTGCTCCAGCACCTCGACCTGGTGAAAGAAAGCGGCGTACAGTTTATCTGGCAAACAGGTAAATACTATAATGCTGCCATCATGGAGCAACTGAAAGGTCAGGAGCTGCCAATGCTCAAGGTTACTGATTTCATCAGCGACATGGGTGCAGCTTACAAGGCAGCCGACCTGGTTATCAGCCGCGCAGGTGCCAGCAGTATCAGCGAGTTCTGCCTCATCGGCAAACCGGTTATCCTGGTTCCAAGCCCTAATGTGGCAGAAGACCACCAGACCAAGAACGCCATGGCATTAGTCAACAAAGATGCTGCCATCTACGTAAAGGATGCCGATGCACCAGAGGTATTGCTCAAGAAAGCAGTTGACACGGTAAAAGACGAGGCTAAGCTTGCTTCGCTCTGTGAGAATATCAAGAAATTAGGATTAAAGAACTCTGCCGACGTCATCGCCGACGAAGTAATCAAATTAGCAACAAAGTAA
- a CDS encoding FtsW/RodA/SpoVE family cell cycle protein yields the protein MNNKSIGNIFKGDKVIWMVFFFLCMISIVEVYSASSSLSYKTGNYMAPVIRHILLLGGGLFTMICMLKVKCKYFKIVTPVVMGISLLLLVLVLATGQSTNGASRWFSLMGIQFQPSEIAKGAVVLAVAQILSAMQTTQGANRKAFKFILVATAPFVILIGLENLSTAMLLSITILAMMLIGRVPMNQIGKLVGLCMIVIVTAFAGIMIVGQDKGEEGNKPENTLTEKVEQEQNKPNMAEKMFHRADTWKARIDKFMNSKPVAPQDVDLDKDAQVAHANIAIASSNIVGKGPGNSVERDFLSQAFSDFIYAIIIEEMGIWGAALVAFLYIILLFRAGRIANRCENNFPAFLCMGLAIMLVTQALFNMAVAVGLAPVTGQPLPLISRGGTSTIINCLYLGIILSISRTAKKKEIPQNELDDSKMVAA from the coding sequence ATGAATAACAAGAGCATTGGTAATATTTTCAAGGGAGACAAGGTGATCTGGATGGTCTTCTTCTTTCTCTGTATGATAAGCATCGTGGAGGTATATTCTGCCTCCAGCTCCTTGTCGTACAAGACAGGAAACTACATGGCACCTGTCATCCGCCACATCTTGCTCTTGGGAGGCGGTCTGTTCACCATGATTTGCATGCTCAAGGTGAAATGCAAGTACTTCAAGATTGTTACCCCCGTCGTGATGGGCATCTCATTACTGTTGCTCGTCCTGGTCTTGGCTACCGGTCAATCTACCAACGGAGCCTCCCGATGGTTCTCTCTGATGGGCATACAGTTCCAGCCTTCAGAAATAGCAAAGGGAGCGGTAGTACTGGCTGTAGCTCAGATTCTTAGTGCTATGCAAACAACTCAAGGAGCCAACAGGAAGGCTTTCAAGTTCATACTTGTAGCAACTGCTCCATTTGTAATTCTCATCGGACTGGAAAACTTATCCACAGCCATGCTCCTCAGTATCACAATCTTAGCCATGATGCTCATCGGACGAGTGCCGATGAACCAGATTGGCAAGCTGGTGGGACTGTGCATGATTGTCATCGTCACAGCCTTTGCTGGTATCATGATAGTAGGACAGGACAAGGGCGAAGAGGGCAATAAACCGGAAAATACGCTGACCGAGAAGGTTGAGCAGGAACAGAACAAGCCTAACATGGCAGAAAAGATGTTCCATAGAGCCGACACCTGGAAAGCCCGTATTGACAAGTTTATGAACTCAAAGCCTGTAGCCCCACAGGATGTCGATCTCGACAAAGATGCCCAAGTGGCACATGCCAACATCGCCATCGCCTCTTCCAACATCGTAGGCAAAGGGCCTGGAAACTCAGTAGAAAGAGACTTCCTCTCACAGGCGTTCTCAGACTTCATCTATGCCATCATCATCGAAGAGATGGGTATATGGGGAGCCGCACTGGTTGCATTCCTCTATATCATCCTCCTGTTCAGAGCTGGCAGAATAGCCAACCGGTGCGAGAACAATTTTCCAGCATTCCTCTGCATGGGACTCGCCATCATGCTGGTTACCCAGGCACTCTTCAACATGGCAGTAGCAGTAGGTTTGGCTCCTGTTACAGGACAGCCACTACCACTCATCAGTAGAGGTGGTACATCTACCATCATCAACTGTCTGTACCTGGGCATCATCCTGAGTATCAGTAGAACAGCCAAGAAGAAAGAGATACCTCAAAATGAGCTCGACGACAGCAAAATGGTGGCTGCCTGA
- the murD gene encoding UDP-N-acetylmuramoyl-L-alanine--D-glutamate ligase gives MSKIVILGAGESGAGAAVLAKKEGFEVFVSDMSKIKDNYKKLMDDHNIEWEEGHHTEEKILDADEVIKSPGIPKEAPMIQKLMAKGTPIISEIEFAGRYTDAKMICITGSNGKTTTTSLIYHIIKSAGYDVGLAGNIGKSLALQVAETPHKYYVIELSSFQLDNMYKFRANVAILLNITPDHLDRYEFKMQNYTDAKMRITQNQTEEDSFIFWNDDPIVTKELAKYNLKSHLCPFSEFKEEGCVGFIEDGKYKLNFPSDFEMPQADMSLRGKHNIYNSLAAGLACNIVGIDHETLHKGLSDFPGVEHRLEKVGKYQGVYYVNDSKATNVDACWYALESMTTPTILIIGGKDKGNDYNQIKDLVKEKCAGIVYLGADNQKLHDNFDALGIPVRDTHSMKDCVAACQELAKPGDTVLLSPCCASFDLFKNMEDRGEQFKALARAIGE, from the coding sequence ATGAGCAAAATTGTAATTTTAGGAGCTGGCGAAAGTGGCGCAGGTGCAGCCGTGCTGGCAAAGAAAGAGGGATTCGAGGTCTTTGTTTCAGACATGTCAAAGATCAAGGATAACTACAAGAAGTTGATGGATGACCACAACATCGAATGGGAAGAAGGTCACCATACAGAAGAAAAGATTTTAGATGCAGATGAAGTCATCAAGAGTCCGGGTATTCCTAAGGAAGCACCTATGATACAGAAACTGATGGCTAAGGGTACACCTATCATCAGCGAAATAGAATTTGCGGGCAGATATACTGATGCCAAGATGATTTGTATCACGGGAAGTAACGGTAAGACAACCACTACCTCGCTGATTTACCACATCATCAAGTCGGCTGGCTATGATGTAGGTCTGGCAGGCAACATCGGAAAGAGTCTGGCCCTTCAGGTGGCTGAAACTCCTCATAAGTACTACGTCATCGAGCTGAGCAGTTTCCAACTCGACAATATGTATAAGTTCCGTGCCAATGTGGCCATCCTGCTCAACATCACTCCAGACCATCTGGACCGCTATGAGTTTAAGATGCAGAACTATACCGATGCCAAGATGCGCATCACCCAGAATCAGACAGAGGAAGACAGCTTCATCTTCTGGAACGATGATCCTATCGTTACAAAGGAGCTGGCTAAGTACAACCTCAAGTCACATCTCTGCCCATTCTCTGAGTTCAAGGAGGAGGGTTGCGTTGGCTTTATCGAAGACGGCAAATACAAACTCAACTTCCCTTCAGACTTCGAAATGCCACAGGCAGACATGAGTCTACGCGGCAAGCATAACATCTATAACAGTCTGGCTGCAGGTCTGGCATGCAACATCGTAGGCATCGACCACGAGACCCTGCACAAAGGCTTGAGCGACTTCCCTGGTGTAGAGCACCGTCTGGAGAAAGTGGGCAAGTACCAGGGCGTTTACTATGTGAACGATTCAAAGGCTACCAACGTAGATGCCTGCTGGTATGCGCTGGAGAGTATGACCACCCCTACCATCCTCATCATCGGCGGTAAGGATAAGGGAAATGACTATAACCAGATCAAGGACCTGGTAAAGGAGAAATGTGCTGGTATCGTATATCTCGGAGCCGACAACCAGAAGTTGCACGACAACTTTGACGCACTCGGCATCCCTGTACGCGACACCCACAGCATGAAGGATTGCGTGGCAGCCTGCCAGGAATTGGCAAAGCCGGGCGATACCGTACTCCTCAGCCCATGCTGCGCAAGTTTCGACCTCTTCAAGAACATGGAAGATAGAGGCGAGCAGTTTAAGGCGCTGGCAAGAGCTATCGGAGAATAA
- the mraY gene encoding phospho-N-acetylmuramoyl-pentapeptide-transferase: MLYYLFRFLEQWGITGSHMWGYISFRALLALILSLVISAWFGEKFIKYLKSKQITETQRDASIDPFGVKKIGVPSMGGVIIILAILVPVLLLGRLRNIYLILMIITTVWLGFLGGMDDFIKIFKRDKEGLKGKYKIIGQIGIGLIVGLVLWSSPDVKMNENLAIEQQGQETVVKHRTEARKSLKTTIPFVKGHNLDYSSITSFCGKYKVAAGWILFVIMTIFVVTAVSNGANLNDGMDGMCAGNSAIIGVALGILAYVSSHIEFAAYLNIMYIPGSEELVVFFCAFIGALIGFLWYNAYPAQVFMGDTGSLTIGGIIAVGAIIIHKELMLPILCGIFFVESLSVMMQVYYYKIGKRRGVKQRIFKRTPIHDNFRTQDSQLDPDCKYLWKKPRNCFHESKITIRFWIVTIILAALTIITLKIR, from the coding sequence ATGTTATACTATCTCTTTAGATTTCTGGAGCAGTGGGGCATCACAGGTTCTCACATGTGGGGCTACATCTCATTCCGTGCCCTGCTTGCGCTGATTTTATCATTGGTAATCTCTGCCTGGTTCGGCGAGAAATTCATCAAGTATCTCAAAAGCAAGCAAATTACAGAGACACAGCGCGATGCCAGCATCGACCCGTTCGGTGTCAAGAAGATTGGCGTTCCTTCTATGGGTGGTGTCATCATCATCCTGGCTATCCTCGTACCGGTACTGTTACTCGGACGTTTGCGCAACATCTATCTGATCCTGATGATCATCACCACCGTATGGCTCGGCTTTCTCGGTGGAATGGACGACTTCATCAAAATATTCAAGCGCGACAAGGAGGGATTGAAGGGCAAATATAAGATTATAGGACAGATTGGCATCGGCCTGATCGTGGGACTGGTACTCTGGTCTTCACCTGATGTAAAGATGAACGAGAACCTCGCCATCGAGCAACAGGGACAGGAAACGGTGGTAAAGCATCGTACGGAAGCAAGAAAATCGCTGAAGACCACCATCCCATTCGTCAAGGGACACAACCTCGATTATTCCAGCATCACCAGTTTCTGCGGTAAGTACAAGGTAGCAGCAGGCTGGATTCTCTTCGTCATCATGACCATCTTCGTTGTAACAGCCGTATCAAACGGTGCCAACCTCAACGATGGTATGGACGGAATGTGTGCCGGAAACTCCGCCATCATAGGTGTGGCGCTAGGCATACTTGCGTATGTGTCGTCGCACATCGAGTTTGCCGCCTACCTCAATATCATGTATATTCCTGGTTCTGAGGAACTGGTAGTATTCTTCTGTGCCTTCATCGGAGCCCTCATCGGTTTTCTCTGGTACAACGCCTACCCTGCCCAGGTATTCATGGGCGATACGGGTTCGCTGACCATCGGCGGTATCATCGCAGTAGGTGCCATCATCATCCACAAGGAGCTGATGCTGCCTATCCTCTGCGGTATTTTCTTCGTAGAAAGCCTCAGCGTGATGATGCAGGTTTACTATTACAAGATAGGAAAGCGGAGAGGTGTGAAGCAGCGTATCTTCAAGCGCACACCTATCCACGACAACTTCCGCACACAGGACAGTCAGCTGGATCCTGACTGCAAGTATCTGTGGAAGAAGCCTCGCAACTGCTTCCATGAATCAAAGATTACCATCCGTTTCTGGATTGTAACCATCATTCTGGCAGCATTGACCATCATCACATTGAAGATCAGATAA
- a CDS encoding UDP-N-acetylmuramoyl-L-alanyl-D-glutamate--2,6-diaminopimelate ligase: MKLQELLKNIEPVQIIGDADVEVTGVNIDSRKIKEGHLFVAMKGTQVDGHKFIPKALELGAKSVLCEDMPEEKVEGVTYIQVASTEDAVGKVATLFYGDPSRKLKLVGVTGTNGKTTIATLLYNMFRKFGHKCGLLSTVCNYIEDEAIPADHTTPDPIELNMLLGKMVEAGCEYAFMECSSHAIAQKRIGGLQFAGGLFTNLTRDHLDYHKTFENYRNAKKAFFDGLPKTAFAITNADDKNGMIMVQNTKATVKTYSTRSMADFRARILECHFGGMYLEIDGREVGVQFIGKFNVSNLLAVYGAAIMLGKKPEDVLVVMSTLHSVSGRLEPIQSPEGYTAIVDYAHTPDALENVLNAIHEVLEGKDGEVITVCGAGGNRDKGKRPLMAQEAVKQSDKVIITSDNPRFEEPQDIINDMLAGLNAQQMKKVISIVDRKEAIRTACMLAKKGDVILVAGKGHEDYQEIKGVKHHFDDKEVIRDIFGISQK, from the coding sequence ATGAAGTTACAAGAATTACTCAAAAACATCGAGCCGGTTCAGATAATCGGCGATGCTGATGTAGAGGTTACGGGAGTAAACATCGACTCTCGCAAGATTAAGGAAGGTCATCTCTTCGTTGCCATGAAAGGAACGCAGGTTGACGGTCACAAGTTTATTCCAAAGGCATTGGAACTGGGCGCAAAGTCGGTTTTGTGCGAAGACATGCCTGAAGAGAAAGTTGAAGGCGTAACTTACATTCAGGTCGCTTCGACCGAGGATGCTGTCGGCAAGGTAGCAACCCTCTTCTACGGCGACCCTTCAAGAAAGCTCAAACTGGTAGGCGTAACAGGTACCAATGGTAAGACCACCATTGCCACCTTATTATATAATATGTTCCGCAAGTTCGGCCATAAGTGCGGCTTGCTCTCTACCGTCTGCAACTACATTGAGGACGAGGCTATCCCTGCCGACCATACCACCCCAGACCCTATCGAGCTGAACATGCTCCTGGGCAAGATGGTAGAGGCAGGCTGCGAGTATGCCTTCATGGAGTGCTCTTCTCACGCCATCGCACAGAAGCGTATCGGAGGATTGCAGTTTGCCGGAGGCTTGTTCACCAACCTGACCCGCGATCATCTCGATTATCACAAGACATTCGAGAACTACCGTAACGCCAAGAAGGCTTTCTTCGACGGACTGCCTAAGACTGCCTTTGCCATTACCAATGCCGACGACAAGAACGGCATGATCATGGTACAGAACACCAAGGCTACCGTGAAAACCTACTCTACCCGCAGCATGGCAGACTTCAGAGCCAGGATCCTGGAGTGTCACTTCGGCGGCATGTATCTGGAGATTGACGGCAGAGAAGTGGGCGTACAGTTCATCGGTAAGTTCAACGTGAGCAACCTGCTTGCCGTATATGGTGCAGCCATTATGCTCGGCAAGAAGCCAGAGGATGTACTCGTAGTGATGAGTACCCTTCACAGCGTAAGCGGAAGACTGGAACCAATCCAGTCGCCAGAAGGTTATACCGCCATTGTTGACTATGCCCATACACCAGATGCACTGGAGAACGTATTGAACGCCATCCATGAAGTGCTCGAAGGCAAGGACGGAGAAGTCATCACCGTTTGCGGTGCCGGTGGCAACCGTGACAAGGGCAAGCGTCCATTGATGGCACAGGAGGCTGTAAAGCAGAGCGATAAGGTAATCATCACCAGCGACAACCCACGTTTCGAAGAGCCACAGGACATCATCAACGACATGCTTGCCGGACTCAATGCCCAGCAGATGAAGAAGGTAATCAGCATCGTAGACCGCAAGGAAGCCATCCGCACAGCCTGCATGCTGGCAAAGAAGGGCGACGTGATTCTCGTAGCCGGTAAGGGACACGAAGATTACCAGGAAATCAAGGGCGTAAAGCACCACTTTGACGATAAGGAGGTGATTCGCGACATCTTCGGAATTTCACAGAAGTAA